The genomic segment GCACCTTAAACTCTTAAAAACCATCCTCGTATTGAAGAATTAATCAACTATGGGAATAACATGTTATTTTGGTGAAACTTATCAACAACTTGACCAACTAAAGTGCTTAGGGTGCAGATGTCCACAATCAAAGTTTGGGTTGCAAAGTGACCCAAAAGCCAAAATTTTGGCAGGCgcagaaatttttaaaaagttaaagaaataaataaaaagcacCATGATCTATAAAAATGTCACAAGTCATACCAGTATATTGCAACAAGGAAGAAAATCTCTACAAATTGATTCAAACTTGCCTACCTGCTGTTCAAGCTCTGATAAATCCCATGAAATGTGTCTCCTCAATAAATTTACCATATGCTTTTATCGGTTTttgatttctttgtttttcgCAGAAGAAAGTCTGATGTGCCAGAACTTCTTATGTTACCTCGAAAAACTTATGCAGATGTATCCAAATTCATTAAAGCTGCTGCCACGTTAAGTTGATAAATCCTATTTCTTCTTATGTTGCTTCTGTTAACTTTGTGACTAACCATCCAACCAAAACACTGGATCTCACCTGcactcaaaaaaagaaaaaaaaaaaaaactgttggCAACTGAATCATCGTTACttgaagacaaaaaaaaaaaaaagtaaatagcACCTGCAGCATCCACCTGTTGTCAGACAGGAATCCTACTTCAGAGGCTTCATCCCCTGCATAGTTGTACCTCGAATTCAGTTTCTCCATGAGTATTTGCGAGTTCAGCTCAGACTATTAACAGAAAAAAGTCATTTGGCATGCTTAGACGAACTAAATTCAAGTAATCAATTTTTAAGTTGCCTATACAGAGCCAAAAGTGTATCAGTCTAACCATGATATAGATTTCTAGAAATATGTATTCCACTAAAAAGATGATTAACATTCAGTCAGTTTATTCTCTGCAAGTATAACATCTCCAAGACCTTTCATACTACTCGTTCACTTTTATAACACAGAAAGCTTggtcaaattcaaattttggtttgaaGTTACTTAAGAAATATTGACAATAGCCAAAAACATATATTGGAAATTGCACAAATGAACTAACGGTGCATATGCATGTCAGGGATGGTAACGCATAAGAGGTATCTAGATATGATAATTCTAGGGAATAAAGGAATCTTATATTACCTTACCCATGTTTGGGCATGTCAAAAAAATTAGAAGTTTAGAAAAGGATCATTTCTGCATTCTCTTGTTTGTTTAACCTAAGGCACTGGTTTCCAACTAATTAAAGCTCTAGAAGGAAAACAATCTTTTAAAATACGGCGTAACAGATGTTGTGGCACTGTAAATGTGCATCCAGAGCCataaaatagcaagttgacaATTGGCTCCTTCCTCCACCATCAAAAACACCTTCTTTGTATCTCTTCCCCATCAAGACACTACATGATGCTTGACATACCCCCAAAGTGCTGATATTGGCCTAGTCAGTAGCTAGATTCTCCTCCACCAACTCTGTTCATAGGAAACAGCATGTGCTGACAATAGCCAAGTTAAGGGAACACTCAACATCATCCAGTGAGACATCATCAAAACACCAACTAATGCAcctaatcatcaaaaccaagccTACTGGGATATCAAAGCCAAACTAAACAGCTTCCAACATCTCATGGGAATTTGAGTTCTTTTTCTGGGGCACAGTATCAGGCCTTATGTTGTTGCTTCTAATGTTTGAAATTGAAGTTAAATGGAGTTCTTCCTTCAACACTATTGTAACAGAAGGTTAGTTTTCTgaggaatattttaaattttcaaattggAAACAAGGCCAAATTCATCAGGAAGACACTCCTTTAAAACTCTATGAATGATGCCTTTAAAGATAAGTACTGCATCAAGCAACACCTCAAACCTATTAAACTTCACAAATGGAAGCTGCAGACTTAAAAAGATCTTTTTTCCTATTCTTCCCCTTTGCTGTGTTGTAGTTTGTTGATTACTTGACAGTCTATTTCTAGATACCTGATTGACTAAAGAAATCCACTTTTTTCCCTTAAGCAAACCATTTTCAAGGGCTCAGTGGAAGCTACACAACTTCAGGAAGCTCCTAAAACTTTCAACAAGGAGGAGGTCATTATCCTCAGATTCCCTAGCTCCTCTTATCTCTTAAGAGCCAATGCCTTGAGaatggaagaagaaagagatgaaTGGACTCAACAAACTGCATGCTAAAGCCTACGTAGTATGATATGTTTTAGATTAGCATGTAAAATCCCAAGTAAAAGGCAATGTTGAATCTATGTCTAGAAATGTAGCTTTCTTGACTGAAGAAACAGTCCTCATAAGGTGTCACATGGAAGTTTACTGTTTTTCACCTTGGATGCTCTAAACTCATTCACAACCATTCTCAGTGAATCATCCGATAAGATCAACCGAGATAGAGCACCTGTGCTTAAGCTGAAAAAAGCATCCcaggaaaaaggaagaagattaAGTTGAGACAGTGGTAATATCAAATAATGCagtaaaacataataaaacgAAAATGCAGCTTAGAATTAATTATCATTGTACCCCAACAAGCGTGCAGCATCCGAGACAGATCCATTAACTGCAAATATTAGATCAAGTAAAGCTTGCAATCCCTGTGGATGAAGGCAGAAAAGGAGCAAAAGAGACTCACATACACAATGCCAGATTCAGTACTCAAAAAGACAACTTGGAAGAAACAAGGATTGGCAAACCAGAACAAATTTGGGGTTATTTGGTCCAATTTGTGGCCCGCAGTCTGATCCCTTGATGGTTGATCTGGCAGGAAGTATTTGAAGAAGCTCTTGAGGAGGCGTGTAGGTATCAAGCACCACAGGATTCCTAACTAACTTAGAAgagtcaaaacaaaaaaatcagaaCCCAAATGATGGCTGCAGTCCCACATTTTTGTGAGACCTTAAAATGATGGCTTTCGGTCCCACATTTTAATGAGACCTTAAAATGATGGCTCCACAATTGGCATAAATAACATATGCTCGTAGGTATGTAGGGGTAGGGGTAGGGGTAGGGTCTCCAGGAACTCTACAGTACAATCAAGAACCCAAATTCTCAGATTCTGTggaataaaagagaaaagagaatcAGGGGATGCACATTGTCTTAAATGTCTAAACTGCTAAACACATCAAGAAGTGTATCCAAAGGCCTTCAATCCCCACACTTATCTTAACAGCAAGAGCTCTTTTTCTAAATCCTAAGTAATAGTAACTAAGCAACTCATCTATTTTGCTAAAACTAAACTAGAAACAGCACAGATGAACAAAGATAGATAAGGATAACAGAAAGAAAGAGCAGTGGAACAGATGGAACCTTTGAGAGCTAAGAGTGTACGTAAGCGAGATAGAGCTAACGCACGGTTCCTATGCTGCGACCTGTCCTCCACAGCCTGGGCAACGATTCCAGTAGGGAGGTGCTTGAGGCGCACAGCAGACTCGCGCTTGTTACGGTGCTGTCCCCCTGGACCAGAAGCTTTAAAGGTATCCATCTCGCATCCCCTCAGCAACTGCTCATCCGACATTGTCAAATAACCGCGGCCCGAAACAGCAATGGGAAGACCACCACCATCATCATCAATGTCCCCGTTCACATTTCTATTGCCACTAGCTGCTGCCTTGTTGTTAACATAACCATTGGCGAAATTCCTATCACTAGTACTTGTAGTACTCGTGCAGAAATTCTTGGCCCTCGTATTTCTTTGTTGAATTTCAATTGCCCAcacatttgattttgattttggatatttaacagCAGTGGTGCTGGCATGGTAGAAGTAACCACGAGAAGATAGAGCAGGACGATAGCAGTAAttcaaagaagagaaagaagaacaGGAAGTAAAGAAGTGAGTAACAAGCCTTTGGAGTTTCAGAAAGGGGAAGAATTCTGCTATaaccatggttcaaagactTAGGCTGAGTCTACAGACTCAACCCGTACTGACTCATCGATATCATATGCACGGCAGTGGGTGGTGGTGAAATTtggagaggagaggagaggagaggagaggagacTCAGGAGGGCAGAGGAGAATGAAAGGCAGAGTCGCTCGAGGGTAGGGATGGCAATTGGGGCACCCGCCCGCGGAGGGCTAATGAGGCGGAGCGCATCTCCTGCCTCCTCAcccgtttaaaaaaataatatatatatataatatttaatttaattaattacaaatttataataatgatattatcagttatatgtattatataatggatattaatatatataatataatttatattatTAATTAAACTAATAATTATACACATGTCtattaatagaaattattaattaattatattaaattaactaatatatttatactaaattcatAATTACATTTAacacaataacatttttttcttaaaaaaaaacacaataatgacTTAATAATTATATTTgtgtcaaaaatgaaaatttgactactttagttatatttgtttcatCGTGTTAGAttatattcaaataacttttgtttgattatttttatgagtttcaattgtgaaattacaatgGATAAAAGTTTattgatgtgttgatattttagtacttgattatttgctaaattttgactataaaaaaattatatgacaACTTTTTATTAGCCCCGCGAGGGGAGCGAGGCTGGATGGGGGTGCGGTGGGAGGAGAGCGGGCCGGGGGGAATTAGCGGGCAATGGGGCAGGGGGCGAGGAAGAGATCCCCCGCCCCAACTctgccccgttgccatccctactcGAGGTAGGGGAGATACGGCTACGAAACGTCAAAGTTAAGCACTGTCCTTTggattttttattatattttttttgactttattataattttttttttggtaagaaaATTTTGGATGGGTTGACTCGGTCATCATCACCGATCAAGCATGCTTCCGGAATCATAGTTCGACATCGAAATCATAAATCATAATCATAGGTGAGCATGCTTTCAAAACTATAAATCGCTCACAAAAATTCTTACAAATCATCCTCCACCAGCTCACAAGTCATCTTGTACTAGCTCATAAAAACTCTTAAAAGTAGTCCTCCACCAACACAGCTCTTATATCGATAGTGGAATTTAAATACACAACCCTCACATCTCACCCACCAATTCGACAGCTGGATTTAAACATACAACCACTTATATCTCGCCCACTAATATGCCCTATATTAGTGTTAGtgaaatataaatgtataaccCGCACATGAATCCATAATAGAATTCAAATGCATATTTTATGAGGAATTGATCTATCCTTACCTAAAGCAAAATTCGAATACACAACTTTTTGTAAAAACGAGACCCCTCCGTGCCAATTGAATTCTTTGGCAACCCTGAGGAATTCTCCCTAGGTAATTGTGGTTTTACATGGACCATtgatattttcaaatgatttataattattaataggGTTAATTGCACTTTGCACCTATGAACTATTTCCAAATTGAGCACTACACCCTAAACttctaatttttgcaattcactACCTTTAACTTTTAAGTTTTCGTAACATAGTACAATCCAcctaattttgacaaataaaaagACCGTTTCACACCTTACTCTTGTTTTGTCCTACAAATACCCTTTCTTAACTTTGCAAAAATAATATGGTAACAAACAAAGGCTTTCAATcataagaaaaggaaagaaaaataaaatgtgtTTTTCCTTGAAAAGTTTAGTCATTCAAAGAACCTTCCAAAACTCCCATTGACTCTCAACCTAttggatgaaaaaaaaaaaacaatagcaATGCCCACTATCCCCATAACCCCCATCCACCATCCCAGAGAATAGCAGTAAGTAGGGTTGTACACGATCAGTAAGCCATCCTAGCATGCCCTGGCCCCTTCTCCCAATGAAGAAGCGGCAACAACATCACCCACTTGCCTCACTTGAATTCAACGACAAAGACCTTGGTGATAGGGATAGCCTAATCTCAAGATCCattgtttcttcttttgtttttgaccaaaaaatggTGGTGGATGAGCTTGAATCAAAAATTGTTGTGGAAGAGAGTTCAAACTAAGATATGGTGTTGACTAAAAAAGGTACTTTCTTCTTCTATATAGGAGACGTCAATACCCATGGATTTAAGAAGTTTTGGTGGTTGTGATGGGGCTTTTGATGCTAGTGAGATTTCGGCATgggatctctctctctctctctgatgaGTGTGGCTGTTTGACGATGGTAAGATATAGGCTTCTCATGAGATGAGTTGTCTCATGTTTGATGAATTGTTAGGTAAGAGTGGTGGAGGTTTAAGAAGTTATAGTGGTGGCGGTGCGATTTGGTCATGAGACTTAGACATGGGATATTTGTGGACctattttctttcttgtttaatgAGTTTTGAGGAACTGATTCAGTGGTTTGTTTGATGAGTTCTTGAGGTTCTAATTTGTTGATGAGTTTCTTGAGGCTATGGTGCTGGTATGGCTTTTACGGATGGTAAGAATTGGACATGgggtttttaattattttcttatttgattgattttagGAATTTGGGTTCTAGGAATTTGAGAATTTTTTGTCTCCAAAAAACTTGTCATAGGTAGGGTATTTTTGGAAGCTCAACAAGAAATTAAGGGTAAACTAGTCGCACCACTCTTTTTGTGATTATCTTTAGTTTGATTTTTAAATTGTGCCAAAGGTTAAAAGTTTGAGGTAGTTGATTGCCGAAATTCAAAGTTTAGGATGTAAAGTCTGATTCTTGATTAGTTGGTGGGTGCAAACTGCAATTAACCCTTATTAATAACAATAGACTTCCAGGGTTAAACGAGGAACGCGCTAGTTCTCAAATCTCAACCAGGTCTAAATGGTCTAAATTAACAAGTAACATTGAATCATTTGATCATATTTCCTCGGGATCGTAAAAAGTAAGAATACAAAACACACGTGCTCTGGATCATTCATTGATTATTTGGCGGTTTTGGTGACATTAATAGTTCTGCTTGTCAGCTCACCTTAAGCTCTGGACCAAGCCATAAATCATAATCATGATCCGTGTTGTAGTACAGGACCCATGACTCACAGGCCCCAGAACAATTTTGTAATGAGATAAACTTTACGATCAACCAAATACATATTCCAGCAAATTTTATACACAGAGATTGCCCTATAAACCAAAACTTTAGTTTACATGcaaatatgtatataattaataGTCAGTTCTACTACTGTTTGAATCCCTAACTGACATGGCAAGTAGGGGGGTGAGGGTCCTAGAGAGTTTACATGCTTATAACCCCCTTCATCCTGTCAAGCTAATTAAGCTATTAAACTAGGATGGGATCAGTTGAACAGTAGATCATCTATGACTTAGGTTCACAGTACTTTATATGATGGGTCCAAACTTCTTTGTACATCTTCTGGACCAGATCAGTCCATGAAAGTTGACCAACTTTTGCATCAGAGAACCTGCAAGTTCATGGAGCTGAACTGGTGAGGGCAATAAATATCTGCAATCAGCAAACAATTCTGGCAAATTGAACACACTATATGCAACAACCAAAGTCACCGAGGTACATAGGTCATGCAACAGTAATGATATCCATGACATATAAACTAATGGGTGAATGATGGTTCAATATATTGACAAAGACTTGGTATTTCCTGCATTTAACACGGGACATCAATTGTTTCTGCTTTCAAAAACCAACAATGTAAAAAATATCTAGACAAGGGAAGCACAGTAAACAAGCTCTGTGGACATGCATTTCACAATGCACTGGATGAATTTTGCAGAGAAATGAACAGTAAGAAACGAATAACACAAAACTCGAAACAACTATGACAGCTTTATATTAAGTTTATATTCTCCCCTCAATTCTGTGTTAGCTTCTGCAGGTTTGTGATTATCAAAATAAGATATGTAAGGTAATCTCCCTTTTTTAAATTTGGTACAAACGAGTAATAGCAAGAATGTCCTTTACTGAGGAGACATTCATTGAGGTGTAAACAAGCAAATGG from the Coffea arabica cultivar ET-39 chromosome 11e, Coffea Arabica ET-39 HiFi, whole genome shotgun sequence genome contains:
- the LOC113717701 gene encoding uncharacterized protein isoform X1, translating into MVIAEFFPFLKLQRLVTHFFTSCSSFSSLNYCYRPALSSRGYFYHASTTAVKYPKSKSNVWAIEIQQRNTRAKNFCTSTTSTSDRNFANGYVNNKAAASGNRNVNGDIDDDGGGLPIAVSGRGYLTMSDEQLLRGCEMDTFKASGPGGQHRNKRESAVRLKHLPTGIVAQAVEDRSQHRNRALALSRLRTLLALKVRNPVVLDTYTPPQELLQILPARSTIKGSDCGPQIGPNNPKFVLGLQALLDLIFAVNGSVSDAARLLGLSTGALSRLILSDDSLRMVVNEFRASKSELNSQILMEKLNSRYNYAGDEASEVGFLSDNRWMLQVRSSVLVGWLVTKLTEAT
- the LOC113717701 gene encoding uncharacterized protein isoform X4, which produces MVIAEFFPFLKLQRLVTHFFTSCSSFSSLNYCYRPALSSRGYFYHASTTAVKYPKSKSNVWAIEIQQRNTRAKNFCTSTTSTSDRNFANGYVNNKAAASGNRNVNGDIDDDGGGLPIAVSGRGYLTMSDEQLLRGCEMDTFKASGPGGQHRNKRESAVRLKHLPTGIVAQAVEDRSQHRNRALALSRLRTLLALKVNGSVSDAARLLGLSTGALSRLILSDDSLRMVVNEFRASKSELNSQILMEKLNSRYNYAGDEASEVGFLSDNRWMLQVRSSVLVGWLVTKLTEAT
- the LOC113717701 gene encoding uncharacterized protein isoform X2, producing MVIAEFFPFLKLQRLVTHFFTSCSSFSSLNYCYRPALSSRGYFYHASTTAVKYPKSKSNVWAIEIQQRNTRAKNFCTSTTSTSDRNFANGYVNNKAAASGNRNVNGDIDDDGGGLPIAVSGRGYLTMSDEQLLRGCEMDTFKASGPGGQHRNKRESAVRLKHLPTGIVAQAVEDRSQHRNRALALSRLRTLLALKVRNPVVLDTYTPPQELLQILPARSTIKGSDCGPQIGPNNPKFVLGLQALLDLIFAVNGSVSDAARLLGLSTGALSRLILSDDSLRMVVNEFRASKSELNSQILMEKLNSRYNYAGDEASEVGFLSDNR
- the LOC113717701 gene encoding uncharacterized protein isoform X3, whose translation is MVIAEFFPFLKLQRLVTHFFTSCSSFSSLNYCYRPALSSRGYFYHASTTAVKYPKSKSNVWAIEIQQRNTRAKNFCTSTTSTSDRNFANGYVNNKAAASGNRNVNGDIDDDGGGLPIAVSGRGYLTMSDEQLLRGCEMDTFKASGPGGQHRNKRESAVRLKHLPTGIVAQAVEDRSQHRNRALALSRLRTLLALKVRNPVVLDTYTPPQELLQILPARSTIKGSDCGPQIGPNNPKFVLGLQALLDLIFAVNGSVSDAARLLGLSTGALSRLILSDDSLRMVVNEFRASKGMKPLK